The window CATTTTTGTTTTATGTGTAATTGTTTTTTCTATAATAATTTCATCCATTCTGGATTTGATTCTTTGGGAGGGTTGATAAAATTTTTGAAAATTGATATAAAAACAATAAAAGCCAGCCCAATGAGCTGGCTTTTAATCTCTAAATTACTTCAACACAACCATCTTCTTTATTGAAGTAAAATCTCCTGCTTTCATCTGATAAAAATATACCCCGCTGCTCAATCCAAATTTCCCAGCATTAAGTTCTACTTCATACTCACCTGCATCTTTAACTTCGTTTACAAGTGTTGTTACCTCCCTTCCTACTATATCATAAAGCTTTATCATCACAGGCTTTGTCTCTTTTACTGAGTATCTGATCTTTGTTGTTGGATTAAATGGATTGGGATAATTCTGATAAAGTTTAAATCCAAATGGTATTTCGCTTGTTTATTTTTTAAAATCAAGTTTAACTCCTCCCTCACGATACACAGCAAGTCCTCCTCCTGTCCCAATCCATTTGTTGCCTTGTCCATCTATGGCTATTGCATAAACTTTATTACTTGGTAATCCAGAATTTGATGTTTTATAAATAGTCCATTTTACACCATCAAACTTTGCAAGTCCTCCATCTGTCCCAATCCATTGGTTACCCTGTCCATCTATGGCTATTGCATAAACAACATCACTTTGCAAACCTGAATTCCATATGCTATAAACAGTCCAATTTACCCCGTCAAACTTTGCAAGTCCTCCTCCATATGTCCCAAACCATTTGTT is drawn from Ignavibacteria bacterium and contains these coding sequences:
- a CDS encoding T9SS type A sorting domain-containing protein; this encodes MPFGFKLYQNYPNPFNPTTKIRYSVKETKPVMIKLYDIVGREVTTLVNEVKDAGEYEVELNAGKFGLSSGVYFYQMKAGDFTSIKKMVVLK